The Panicum virgatum strain AP13 chromosome 5K, P.virgatum_v5, whole genome shotgun sequence genome has a window encoding:
- the LOC120709780 gene encoding uncharacterized protein LOC120709780: protein MFRRSAEDVLRRVLIPLVLFTGLAFRVDGGGGALPAPTPCIALPEGAVLEDDGAAAARSTGITTPPRDCVRGSSYNRNKRPPASSPSLFLGAEWEADERQDARPTHHRGQGKPAHRPVAEGLVPGAGASRWHQEGLIRRSGGSGTQAKLRQSWPTDQDHRGVRIELRAGRAADKKPKANPARTPVARQSMKLLKLGIRSHENAPKPLKQVQPGKTDDDVRSITLSTNTPHVAARKSAAAGFSFRLEQRSEKRKVVSNRLVMFDYCPFHLIEFSLLKKWQYFQYLVLVSCDEL, encoded by the exons ATGTTCCGCCGCTCTGCCGAGGAC GTGCTACGCCGGGTCCTCATCCCGCTCGTCCTTTTCACGGGGCTCGCCTTCCgtgtggacggcggcggcggcgcgctccccgCGCCCACGCCCTGCATCGCGCTTCCCGAAGGAGCTGTTCTGGAGGAcgatggagcggcggcggcgcgctccacGGGCATCACGACACCGCCACGGGATTGCGTGCGGGGATCGTCATACAACCGCAATAAACGGCCGCCGgcatcctctccctctctctttcttgGTGCGGAATGGGAAGCTGACGAACGGCAGGATGCCCGCCCCACCCACCACCGTGGCCAAGGGAAACCAGCCCACCGTCCTGTCGCAGAGGGCCTCGTTCCCGGCGCGGGGGCTAGCCGGTGGCACCAAGAAGGCCTCATCCgtcgcagcggcggcagcggtacCCAAGCTAAGCTAAGGCAGTCGTGGCCAACAGATCAGGACCATCGCGGCGTCAG AATTGAATTACGTGCAGGACGAGCGGCAGACAAGAAGCCAAAGGCGAATCCGGCTCGGACGCCTGTTGCTCGCCAGTCGATG AAACTCTTGAAATTGGGTATCAGGTCACATGAGAACGCCCCCAAACCATTGAAACAAGTGCAGCCAGGGAAAACAGACGATGATGTGCGCTCCATCACATT AAGTACGAATACTCCCCATGTAGCAGCTCGCAAGAGTGCCGCTGCTGGCTTTAGTTTCAGATTGGAGCAGCGTTCTGAGAAGCGAAAGGTGGTGAGCAATAGATTGGTCATGTTTGATTATTGTCCCTTCCATTTAATCGAGTTTAGTCTGTTAAAGAAATGGCAATACTTTCAGTATTTGGTTCTTGTCAGTTGTGATGAGCTATGA